The following is a genomic window from Sphingobacterium spiritivorum.
TTTATCTTATCCCACTGAAAACTGCGTGTAGTATCTTTATAAGGATAAGTGTCTTCCAGACTGTGGTTGTCATAGAGAAAATCTTTTTTCAGATTGATATCTGAAGCTTCGACCGGCTTTTGCCGTTCAGCTTCCTTTTGCATTTTTGCAACCTGCTCCAGTGAATCCTTTTTGTTGTTTTCCTGTGTCTGCTCAGGACTCTTTTTAGAGGTACATGAAGATAATAAGAGTATAATGTAAAAAGTTAAGTAAACCTGTTTTGTTTGTTTCATAATTTAAATAGCCGTTGCTAAGTCATCCTGATGTGCTTTTTTTAATCAATATACTGCCACTTTTTGTTATATCAAAGCAAAATCAAATAATCGTAGTACATCAGGTATGGATTTGTAATAGCTCAGTTATACAAAAAGTGTGCTAAAGTGTCCTGATCAACCTGACGATGTCCGGATTGTCGTATATTTGCATCATTTTTCAGAAAAGAAGTTTCTGAGAACAGAATAAAAGGCAGTATTAAGAGAATAGAAGATATGGATATATTGAAAGATCGGATTTTGAAAGACGGACAAAGTTTTGCGGGAGGTATTCTGAAAGTAGATAGTTTTATAAATCATCAGATGGATCCTGTGTTGATGAAATCGATCGCAGTAGAATTTGTAAGGCGTTTTGGTCACCTTCCGATAAACAAGATTATCACCATTGAAGCCAGTGGGATAGCACCGGCAATTATGCTGGGTTATCTGCTGGAACTCCCTGTGGTATTTGTGAAAAAGGCAATGCCCAAAACAATGCAAAATATGCTTGTATCCTCGGTTTATTCCTTTACTAAAGACAAGACATATGATATCTGTGTAAGCCGTGACTTTTTGGGGGCTGCAGACCGGTTAGTATTTATTGACGATTTTCTGGCTAATGGTAATGCCGCTTTAGGCATTTGCGATCTGATAAGAGAAGCCGGAGCAACACTGTTGGGGATGGGGTTTATCATTGAAAAATCTTTTCAGAAGGGCGGGGAATTGTTACGGGCAATGCCGGATATTCAGGTAGAGTCACTGGCAAAAATTAAAGAGCTGGGAGACGGAAAAGTCGTTTTCGGATAGGAAATTAACAGTATACTTTTTTATTTAAAGGAGTGGATGATTAAATAAACAGCCCGGACAGTATCCATACTGTCCGGGCTTTCCGTTTATGATATATTATTTGCACCTGTTATACTTGATCGGACAAATAAATCTTTGGCTATATAACGGGTAGAATATAGTGGATATTATGTGTTAAATACAATTTAACATAGTTTTTTGAACATAATATTGATTTTCAGAAGAATAAAAATAACAGTAGTTCTTTTGGTGTTAGCTACATGTTAAACTGCTGTTAATATTAGCTTTTTTAACTGGTATCAGGCTTCTTCAGAGTTTGGGTTTTGATTTTATTTATTATGTTTGAAAGAGATGCCTTAAAATATGAAAATATTCTCGTAACATAGATTTTACTTCGCGGATATGAATATACGATTGTATCTGCGGTTGGCAGCGGGCATTAAAGCAAATTATACACGATGAAAGACAACACCATATTCAAGATAAGTTCAAGGATCAAAGAGATCCGTAAAGGAAAAGGAATTACTATACAGGATCTGGCAGACAGGGCAGGTGTGAGTAAAGGACTAATTTCTCAGGTGGAGAATAACCGTACTGTTCCTTCACTACTGGTTCTGATCAACATTATCGGTGCGCTGGAAATTGACCTTACAGAATTTTTTAAAGGATTTACATCTGATGGCGATTTAGGACCGGTCATTGTCCGTCGTAAAGAGCAGTATGAACCCTTTGAAAAAGAACATGCACTGGGATTTATGTACAGAAGGATCTTCACGACCTCAATCGTCAATTCGACAATGGATATTGTGCTGCTGGAATTAGAACCCGATGCAAACCGTCCTATGGTCACTACAGAAGCTTTTGAATACAAGTACATTCTGGCAGGAGAGGTGGAGTATATTTTTGAAAATGAAATTATACACCTCAAAGAAGGAGATTCTATATTGTTTGACGGTAGACTTTCTCATTCTCCACGTAATTCAGGGACGCAGAAAGCAAGCATGTTGATCGTGTATTTTTTTGAACAGGATAAAGCCTGATCTTTATACGGATATTAATATAGCTATTTATTATAATCACGCTGCCAGGAATCTGGTTGCTTTACCGCTATCCTACTCAATCAGAGCTAAGGCAGTGCTGTTAATACCTTTTTAATATATTGGCACGTATCTTAAAGGTGCATTTGTCAGCCCGGACTTTGTTTTTCAACTTAACCTAAATTTCACTGATTCCTCAATATCAGCACTTCTTTTTAGTATAGGATTTAAGAAGATGAATTCTTTATTATAAATACCGCTAATCTTAAATTGTAAATTAATTACAATTAGTGTTGTTAATATGAAATATTTGTTTTTAATTTACATTTGTAGATTATTTACATTTTTTGATAATTAAAAACATTTTTTATATGAAACGATATTTAATAATTCTATTGATGTTCATAATAACTTCATTCGCTATGATCACTACTACAAATGCCCGTAATGTAACACTTAAGACCGGATACAGACTGTCCGAAAAGGAAATCAGAACCTATTTGGAGGAATTGGAAAAAGTAATAAGAATTCCGGATGGATACAGCTTCCACACAGTGAAAAATGTAAAATCAAATGATGTAGAGGCTTATTTGTTCCGATTTGAAAAACCGGAAAACAAAGGTCTTCAAGGAGAACATTTTTCATTCCTTATTTCAAAAAAGGACAAACAGATTCTAGGGTTTAGTACGATGGATAAAAAATATTCAAATGTACACATGCTGTCTGAATCCGAGACAGAAAGAATAGCTATGGAATTTTTATTCAAACTGGATAAAACGCTAGCCGCTAATCTGAAGAATCTATGGATTGAAAGACATGATGAAGTTATCCTTATCGATGGAGAAAAAACGGCAGTAGCCGGAATGAAATATAAATGTTATTA
Proteins encoded in this region:
- the xpt gene encoding xanthine phosphoribosyltransferase, which gives rise to MDILKDRILKDGQSFAGGILKVDSFINHQMDPVLMKSIAVEFVRRFGHLPINKIITIEASGIAPAIMLGYLLELPVVFVKKAMPKTMQNMLVSSVYSFTKDKTYDICVSRDFLGAADRLVFIDDFLANGNAALGICDLIREAGATLLGMGFIIEKSFQKGGELLRAMPDIQVESLAKIKELGDGKVVFG
- a CDS encoding helix-turn-helix domain-containing protein, yielding MKDNTIFKISSRIKEIRKGKGITIQDLADRAGVSKGLISQVENNRTVPSLLVLINIIGALEIDLTEFFKGFTSDGDLGPVIVRRKEQYEPFEKEHALGFMYRRIFTTSIVNSTMDIVLLELEPDANRPMVTTEAFEYKYILAGEVEYIFENEIIHLKEGDSILFDGRLSHSPRNSGTQKASMLIVYFFEQDKA